A genomic stretch from Cloacibacterium caeni includes:
- the porM gene encoding type IX secretion system motor protein PorM/GldM: protein MAKGKQTPRQKMINLMYLVFIAMLAMQIDQEIIRSFQDTNQSLTDSRTLAEKKNDIFELTLKQKADNSPETFGLASQQYKGMKSKADDLVGFIETIKGQLKTEAGFDADKNVEDNFSSLNNTDAVTKKFFKGGDAELPSKNSEELKTKMAALQSYIIQNFGNNKDLSSVVTRAKYRLSTDDALYKEQGKNWLQYKFYNQPLIAALSNLEVIQSEARNLQSDALSLMLREKVDADIKFDAFEAVVAAPDVIIQGEPAEAKVFIGTYDSNLPGFGVAGADRTENGIGYKSLVSSTPGEYTFNGVVSFNDANGKKLEYKFSHPYRVVPGAKEVAFESGALLSADKMNVLYRGVQNPISGSILGADNSQTTLTATGGTVTKKGGGSWIITPGSGNTTTLTISGKGPKGQPISQKFEFRVKNVPAPQGQIRGENEVTMPATSIANQTVGAAIPEFDFPVSFQVTGFKFKVPGKAAMFVNGNSLSSVAGLTKNLRSGDICYIAGIQATATGLGGQTLKKISPVVINVQ from the coding sequence ATGGCAAAAGGAAAACAAACACCTCGTCAGAAAATGATTAACTTGATGTATCTGGTTTTCATTGCGATGCTTGCAATGCAGATAGACCAAGAAATCATCAGATCATTTCAAGATACCAATCAATCTCTTACCGATTCTAGAACATTAGCAGAGAAAAAGAACGATATTTTTGAATTAACCCTTAAACAAAAAGCTGATAATTCACCAGAAACCTTTGGTTTGGCAAGTCAACAATACAAAGGAATGAAGTCAAAAGCTGATGACTTAGTTGGTTTTATTGAAACAATAAAAGGACAATTAAAAACAGAAGCAGGATTTGATGCTGACAAAAATGTAGAAGATAATTTTTCTTCTCTAAACAATACAGACGCTGTAACTAAAAAGTTCTTTAAGGGAGGAGATGCAGAGTTACCTTCTAAAAATTCTGAGGAATTAAAAACTAAAATGGCTGCGCTTCAAAGCTACATCATTCAGAATTTTGGGAACAATAAAGATTTATCTTCTGTTGTTACTAGAGCTAAGTATAGATTGTCAACAGATGACGCTCTTTATAAAGAACAAGGTAAAAACTGGTTACAGTATAAGTTTTATAACCAGCCTTTAATTGCTGCGCTTTCTAACTTAGAAGTTATTCAGTCAGAAGCTAGAAACTTACAGTCAGACGCTCTTTCTTTAATGTTAAGAGAAAAAGTAGATGCAGATATCAAGTTTGATGCTTTCGAAGCTGTAGTTGCTGCTCCAGATGTAATTATCCAAGGAGAGCCAGCTGAAGCTAAAGTATTCATTGGTACTTATGATAGCAATTTACCAGGATTTGGTGTTGCTGGTGCAGACAGAACAGAAAACGGAATTGGTTATAAATCATTAGTTTCTTCTACTCCTGGTGAATATACTTTCAATGGTGTAGTTTCATTTAATGATGCTAATGGTAAAAAATTAGAATACAAATTCTCTCATCCATATAGAGTAGTTCCAGGTGCTAAAGAAGTAGCCTTCGAAAGTGGAGCTTTATTATCTGCTGATAAAATGAACGTTTTATACCGTGGTGTTCAGAACCCAATTTCTGGTTCTATCCTTGGTGCTGATAATAGCCAAACTACACTTACTGCAACTGGCGGAACAGTTACTAAAAAAGGTGGTGGATCTTGGATCATTACTCCAGGTTCAGGTAATACTACTACATTAACCATTTCAGGAAAAGGGCCAAAAGGTCAACCAATTTCTCAGAAATTTGAATTTAGAGTTAAAAATGTACCAGCTCCTCAAGGACAAATTAGAGGTGAAAACGAGGTTACAATGCCAGCAACTTCTATTGCTAATCAAACAGTAGGTGCTGCTATCCCAGAATTTGATTTCCCTGTGTCATTCCAAGTAACAGGCTTCAAATTTAAAGTTCCAGGAAAAGCTGCGATGTTTGTAAATGGTAATTCATTAAGCTCTGTAGCAGGTCTTACTAAAAACTTAAGATCAGGAGATATTTGTTACATTGCAGGTATTCAAGCAACTGCAACTGGTTTAGGTGGTCAAACACTTAAAAAAATCAGTCCGGTTGTAATAAATGTTCAATAA
- the porN gene encoding type IX secretion system ring subunit PorN/GldN, translated as MKKILILLLALSVFSVDAQTKKRTTKKRTAKKTTVAKQETPAPAVEAAPVSPNVNTEVTATAQPEADLEPINSLSILNAKSPAAFRVYREIGTVKKGDSVISARNKPISYGYIDEKDVLRSMVVWEIIDMNEKINQPFYHNADGIVSQNKSLYQLLIDNIMSGDIKEVYDDEMFMTKLAPEAIKQRLSVTKESDWLIDKRNAGEKLTPEDIKAGTDVIETKTESVKLLKVKGMWYVDRRDGQMKYRLLGIAAMGPDPTMMAEKTADGVSLGNKDELIDLFWVYYPDAREVLANSVVFNSKNLSSDLTYDDILNARRFSSIIYKSDNGLGTGIIKDYIPNDAEEQLEESDRIKNQILEMENDMWNY; from the coding sequence ATGAAAAAGATTTTAATTTTACTATTAGCATTAAGTGTTTTTTCTGTAGACGCGCAGACAAAGAAAAGAACTACGAAGAAGAGAACTGCTAAAAAAACTACAGTTGCTAAACAAGAAACTCCAGCTCCCGCAGTTGAAGCAGCTCCTGTTTCTCCTAATGTTAATACTGAAGTTACAGCTACAGCACAACCAGAAGCTGATTTAGAGCCTATTAACTCATTATCTATATTAAATGCTAAATCTCCTGCAGCTTTCAGAGTATACAGAGAGATTGGTACTGTTAAGAAAGGTGATTCAGTTATTTCTGCTAGAAATAAACCTATTAGCTATGGTTATATAGATGAAAAGGACGTGCTAAGAAGTATGGTGGTTTGGGAAATTATTGATATGAATGAAAAAATCAATCAGCCATTTTATCATAATGCTGACGGAATTGTTTCTCAAAATAAATCTTTATATCAATTGTTGATTGACAACATCATGAGTGGTGATATAAAAGAAGTATATGATGATGAAATGTTCATGACCAAGCTTGCTCCTGAAGCAATTAAGCAAAGATTGTCAGTAACTAAAGAATCTGACTGGTTAATTGATAAAAGAAATGCTGGAGAAAAACTTACTCCAGAAGATATCAAAGCTGGAACAGACGTTATTGAAACTAAAACTGAAAGCGTAAAACTTCTTAAAGTTAAAGGAATGTGGTACGTAGACAGAAGAGATGGTCAAATGAAATACAGGCTTCTAGGTATTGCTGCCATGGGACCAGATCCTACCATGATGGCAGAAAAAACTGCTGATGGTGTTTCTTTAGGTAACAAAGATGAATTAATTGATCTTTTCTGGGTGTATTATCCAGATGCTAGAGAAGTTCTTGCGAACTCAGTAGTTTTCAATAGCAAAAACTTATCTTCAGATTTAACTTATGATGATATTCTTAATGCTAGAAGATTTTCTTCAATTATTTATAAATCAGACAATGGTTTAGGAACAGGAATCATTAAAGATTATATTCCTAATGATGCCGAAGAACAATTAGAAGAATCTGACAGAATTAAAAATCAAATTCTAGAAATGGAGAACGATATGTGGAATTATTAA